A portion of the Parachlamydia sp. AcF125 genome contains these proteins:
- the folD gene encoding bifunctional methylenetetrahydrofolate dehydrogenase/methenyltetrahydrofolate cyclohydrolase FolD, with translation MIIDGAKIAAKIQQELFDSIKHLHGRPPSLHVVIVGHHPPSEIYVKRKTEACSRIGILSHTHRFSAEITENELLAHLQKLNAEAAVDGILVQLPLPAHIHSGRITQAVAPDKDVDGFHMINLGKLLIGDPSGFIPCTPLGIQTLLTRSSIEISGKHVVIIGRSQIVGKPMATLLMQNTPQANATVTVAHSQTKNLKSICQTADILIAAIGQPRFVTEDMVKEGCVVIDVGINRVAAPHLPKGYEIVGDVDFQNVQQKCAFITPVPGGVGPMTIAMLLSNTYKSYCLREGLQST, from the coding sequence ATGATCATTGATGGGGCAAAAATTGCAGCTAAGATTCAGCAGGAACTTTTCGATTCTATTAAGCATTTGCATGGTCGCCCCCCTTCCCTGCACGTGGTGATTGTCGGTCACCACCCTCCTTCTGAAATTTATGTCAAACGCAAGACAGAAGCCTGCTCTAGAATTGGCATTCTTTCACACACCCACCGTTTTTCTGCAGAAATTACAGAAAATGAACTTTTAGCGCATCTTCAGAAATTAAATGCAGAAGCTGCAGTGGACGGAATTTTGGTGCAGCTTCCTTTGCCAGCGCATATCCATTCAGGCCGCATCACCCAAGCAGTGGCTCCCGACAAGGATGTAGACGGATTTCATATGATCAATTTAGGAAAACTCCTGATTGGTGACCCATCCGGATTTATCCCTTGCACCCCTCTTGGCATCCAAACCTTGCTGACTCGCTCCTCTATTGAAATTTCAGGAAAGCATGTCGTAATAATAGGCAGAAGCCAGATTGTGGGGAAACCGATGGCCACTTTATTAATGCAAAATACCCCTCAAGCTAATGCAACTGTGACGGTGGCCCATAGCCAAACAAAAAATTTGAAATCGATTTGCCAAACAGCCGATATTTTAATTGCAGCTATAGGCCAGCCCCGTTTTGTTACCGAAGACATGGTCAAAGAAGGATGTGTGGTCATAGATGTAGGAATCAACCGTGTGGCGGCTCCCCACCTTCCCAAAGGGTATGAGATTGTGGGCGATGTCGATTTTCAAAATGTGCAACAAAAATGCGCATTCATTACCCCGGTGCCTGGCGGAGTAGGTCCCATGACCATTGCGATGCTGCTAAGCAACACCTATAAAAGCTACTGTCTTAGAGAAGGGCTACAGTCAACATGA